The sequence AGCTCGCCGACCGTGCCGACCGGCACCGGGCGCAGCGCGTCGTCCAGGACGTACGTCCGCACGTTGCCGACGGGGGTGCCGAGCGGGACGGCGCCGGCGACGGCGGTGCGGGCGTCCAGCCGCCCGGTGACCACGCCGATGGTGGCCTCGGTGGGCCCGTAGTGGTTGTAGACGGCGCGCTCGCCGGCAGCGGCCAGCAGTTGTCCGGCCCAGGCGGGCGTGGCGGCCTCGCCGCCGAGCACCAGGGACTTGGCGGGGACGAGGCCGGCCGGGCCGGCGGCCGAGCCGAGGGCGGCCAGGTGCGAGGGAACGGCCTTGAGGTGGTCGATCCGGTGCTCGGCGAGGTAGGTGGTGAGCCGGTCGGGGTCGGTGGCGGCGTCGGCGCCCAGGACGTGGACGGTGCCGCCGGTGGTCAGGGCGGCGAAGAGCACCGTGTTGCCGAGGTCGGTGGTCTGCGCCTGGAGCAGCGCGTAGCGGTCGCCGGGCGCACCGAGGCCGACCCGGGCGGGGACGGTGGCCGTGTAGTTGGCCAGGCCCCCGTGGGTGACGGCGACGCCCTTGGGGCGGCCGGTGGAGCCGGAGGTGTGGATCACATAGGCCAGTTGGCCCGGCAGCACCGCCGCCGGGGCCGGGCTCCCGGCGGCGTCGATCTCGGCCGCGACCGCCGGGTCGTCCAGGTGGACCACGCGCTCGGCACTGAGGCCCGCGACCAGCTCGCGGTGACCCAGCAGCAGCCGGGCGCCGCTGTCGGCCAGCACGAACTCCAGCCGCTCCGGCGGGTGTTCGGCGTCGAGCGGGGCGTAGCCGGCGCCGGCCTTCCAGACGCCCAGCAGGGCCGTGATCATCTCGGTGCCGCGCGGCAGGCAGAGCGCCACCACCGATTCGGCACCGACGCCGGCGCCGCGCAGCCAGGCCGCCAGACGGTCCGACCGGGCGTCCAGTTCGGCGTAGCTCAGCGCGGTTCCCTCGCACACCACGGCCGGCGCGTCGGGCGTGCGCGCCGCCTGCGCCGCGAACAGCTCCGGCACGGACGCCTGCGGCACGGCCACCGCCGTGTCGTTCCAGTCGCGCACCACCCGGGCGCGCTCGGCGGCGTCCAGCGCCTCGAGACCGGCGACGGCGTCGGCGGGCCGGGCGGCTGCCAGCGCGCGCAGGACGCGGTGGTAGCGGTCGCCGATGCCCGGGCCGGCGGCGGGGTCGTGGCGCTCGGCGTTGAGCTGGACCAGGGTCTGCAGGCCGGCGCCGTCGGCGGTGCCGATCAGGTCGATCTTGAGTTCCTCGGCGGGGCCGCTGGACAGGCCGGTCCGGACGGCCTCGCAGTCGCCGAAGCGCAGCGGGCGGTCGACCGTCATGACGTTGACGCTCAGGCCCCAGAGCGAGCCGTGGCCGACCAGCCGGCGCTCGGCCAGGAGGTCGCGCAGCTGGTGGCGCTGGTGGCGCAGGCCCGCGCGCAGCGCCTGGGCGGTGGCGCCCAGCAGGTCGGCGACGGTGGTGCGGTGGCCGATCGTGAAGCGGACCGGCAGCACGTTGGAGGTCATGCCGGGGACGCCGAGCTCGGCCATGGCGGTGCGGCCGGCGACCGGGACGCCGACGGCGAAGTCCCGCAGGCCGGTGACCCGGTGGTGGTACACGGCGGCGGCGGCGATCGCCAGGGTGGCGAAGCCGGTCCGCAGGCCGCGGGCAGCCGCGCGCAGTGCGGCGGCGTCCTCGGGGGCCACGTCCCGGGCGTGGACCACCGGGTGGCCGGAGAGCCGCCGGCCGTGCGCCTCGCCGGTCGGCGGGAGGCCGGCCAGCGCCTCGGCCCAGAACCGCCGGTCGGCCTCCGGCTCGTCCGAGGCGCGGTAGGCGCGGTCGGCGTCCAGCAGGACCTTCAGCGGGCCGAGCGCGGCGCCCTCGGGCTCCGCGCCGCGCAGGGCGGCGGTGTAGAGCGCGGCGACCCGGGCGGCGAAGGAGGTCAGGCTGGAGCCGTCCAGAACGGCGTGGTGGATCCGCTGGTACCACAGGCACCGGTCCTCGCCGAGGACGAGCACCGCGTGGGCGGCGAGCGGGCCGCCGGTCAGCGCGACCGGGCGGGAGAGGTCCTCCGCCATCCAGGCCCGGGCGGCCGTGAACGGGTCGTCCTCGCCCCGCAGGTCGACGACGTCCACCCGGTGCTCGTCCGCGGCGCCGACGTACTGCCGCGGCGACTGCCCCTCCAGGCGGAAGCGCAGCCGGTAGGCCTCCGCTTCCTCCAGGGCCCGGCGGGTCGCCGCCACCAGCAGGTCCACCCGCACGTCGCCACGGAGGTCGAGGTACTCGGCGATGTTGTACGCCGGGTCCTCGGGTGCCAGTTGCTGGGCGTACCAGATCCCGAGCTGACCGGACATCAGCTCGTGCGATTCCGCCTGAGGCGCAGCCATTCCCGTCATCCCCTATTCGGCAGCGAGGCCCACGAGGTGGGCGGTGAGCGCGGACAGCGTGTCGATGTCCCAGAGCAGCGTGGGCTCGATGGGCAGACCCAGGTCGTCGGTGATCTCGCCGCAGAGGGCGAAGACGTAGACCGAGTCGAGGCCGTACCCGGCGAGGGAGGCGTCGGGGTCGATCTCGCCGGCCGGGATCTGCAGGAAGTGCGAGACCCGGTCGGTCAGCCAGGCCCCGATCTCCTCGGGCGTGCGCACGGACTGCGTCAGTTCCGCATCGGTCATCGGTGGTTCCCTTCTCGGCCCGCGATCGGGCGGGCGGTCAGATCGAGGAGACGGTGCTCCCGGCAGCGCCGGACGGCCAGGTCGAAGAGCCGCTGCTCGACGTCCTCGCGTTCGGCCGGCGTGAGGACGGACTCGCCGCCGAGGCGGCCGGTGAGCCGGTCCAGGACGCCCAGCAGGGCCTCCGGCGGGTACTGCTCGCCGCCCTGGTCCCACACCGCGAGCGCGGACGCGGCGGCAAGCAGCACGGTGTAGCGGTCCGCCAGGGCGAAGGCCTGCGGCGGGGCGTCGATGGTGATCCCGGCCGGGCCGAGGGCGGCGCAGCGCTCGCGCAGGTCGCGCAGCTCGGCCTCCAGGCGGGCGGCGAAGCGGCCCACCGGGCCCGGCTGCGGCTGCGCGGCGGCCTCGGTGATCACGCCGATCAGGCCGTCGCCGCGCGGCAGTCCGGCCGCGAGCCGGTCGAAGGGCAGGTCGGGCAGCGGCCCGCCGAGGTCGAAGACCTCCTTGGCGGCGGCGCCGTCGACCAGCCAGGAGCGGCGGGCCAGCCGGGGCAGCTGGGGCAGGATCATCACCAGGCAGGCGGCCCGCGAGACGTGGGCGAACGCGGCGGGGGCGATGTCCCTGGCCATCTTCTGGAAGATCGCGTACGGGCCCTCGCGCAGGTAGCCGGCGGCGCCGAGCACCGAGCGCAGGTCCTCGAACCCGTCCAGCACCAGCCGGGAGGTCAGGTACTTGGCGGCGGGCGCGTAGACGGCCATCGCCCCGGGGTCCAGGTGCAGGGTGCGCAGGCCGACCCCGGCGAAGGCGTCGACGGCGAGCAGGTCGGCGTAGGCGCGCGCGATGGTGGCGCGCACGTACGGGATGTCGGCGGCGGTGCCCCCGTACAGGCGGCGCTCCAGGGCGAACTCCACCGCCGTGCGCAGCGCGGTGTCGAACGGGCCGACGCTCATCGCCGGCAGCACCGCCCTGGTGACCTGGTAGGAGCGCAGCGCAATCTCGATGCCCTGGCCGACGCCGCCGATCAGGGCGCGGCCCGGCGCCGGGCAGTCGGTGAAGCGGATGCCGCCGAGCTGGACGCCGCGCATGCCGGAGCTGGGGAAGCGCGGCAGGTCGAGGACCCGGTTCGCGGGCAGCTCGTCGCGGGTGACCAGGAACTGGCTGTGGCTGCGGCTGCCGGCCCGGTCGTCGGTGCGGGCGAACAGCACCATCGCCTCGGCCCGGCGCAGGTTGGTGACGATCTCCTTCCGGCCGGAGAGCAGCCAGCCGCCGTCGGCCGCCTGCGCGGTGAAGCCGGCCCGGGCGAAGTCGTTGCCGTGGGCGAGCTCGTGGAACGCGGCGGCGATCCTTTGGTTGGCGAGCAACAGGCCGGCGGTGCGCCGCTGCTGCTCCCGGTCGCCGCCGGTCCAGATGTTGACGGAGGCGATGAAGGAGGCGAAGCCGTAGCCGAGGCCGAGCGACGGGTCGCGCCGCCATACGGTGCGCAGCACCTCGGCGAGGGTGTCGGCGCGGCGCAGCCGGCCGCCGAGCGCGGCGGGCACGAACTCGGCGTTGAGGCCGAAGGCGTCGAGCAGGCGCTCGCCCTCGGCGTGCATCTCCTGGCGCTCGTCGGCGGCCAGGGCGCGGGCGTGGCCGACAGGGTTCGCGGCGTCGCGCGGGTCGCCGAGCAGGGCGTCGAGGCGCTCGGCGCTGCGGGGGCCGTCCTGCTCCTGGTCGATGAGCTCGCTCCGCTCGCTCATGCGGATGCTCCTTCACTGCGGACGGCGGACATGGGCAGCGGTGCGCCGAACGGGGTGACGGGCGCGCCGGTCTCGGCGGCCCCGGCGATGTGCCGCGACAGGGCCGCGTCGATCCGCTCGTCGCCGGGGGCGTCGGCGGGCGCGGGGGTGCGCAGCACGGCGGCGAGCCGGACACGCAGGGCTCGCAGCGCGGCCCGGGCCCAGAGGCCGTCCTGCCAGAGCGGTTCGCCGCGGTGGGCGGGCGCGCCGTACGTCCACAGCTGCAGGACGGCGGCGCCGGCGTAGCAGAGCTCGTAGGCGGCGGCCAGCTCGTAGGCGGCCATCGGCGGGCGGGCGGCCGGGCGGACCTCGGCCAGCAGGGTGCCGAGCCGGCGGGCGGCCGCGGCCAGGGCGGCGGCGTGTTCGGCCAGCCCGTCGGGGGCGCCGTGCGCGGCGAGCGCCTCGGCGAGCGCGGGCAGCGACTGGACGACGGAGCAGCCGGTCCGGGAGAGCAGGGACTGCGCGCCGCGGTCGAGCGGGCGCGGCGGGGTGCCGGATGCGGCGGCCTCGGCCAGGCCGTCCGCATCGATGTCGCCGGCCGCCAGGGCCCGGGCGAGGCGGGGGAACTGCTGGGCGAGCGCGCTGCGGTTGACCGGGGTGCTGCCGTCGAAGACGGCGACCACCTGGTGGTCTCGCCAGAGCTTCTGGAAGGCGCCGTGCTCGTAGGTGCCGGTGAGGTAGGAGCGCACGCCGAGCAGTTCGGACAGTTCGCCGAGCAGGGAGTCGACCAGGGTGGGCGCCAGCGACTTGACCACGGCGGAGGTGACGCTGAGCTCGCCGGTGAGGCTGTGCACCGACCGGGCGCCGATCAGGGTGGTGGCCTCGGCGGCGGCCAGCAGGGCCGCGCAGCGGGCGAGGATCGAGCCGGGGTAGGCGCGGTCGAGCAGCGGGCGGTGCTGGATGATCCGCTCCGCCGTGAACCGGGCGACCAGCCGCAGGCCGTGCTCGCCGGCGCCCAACGAGAGGGCGCCGCAGGTGATGCGGGTGAGCTGGAGGGCGCGCAGCACGGTCTCGACGCCGCTGCCGGCCGGGCCGAGCAGCGCGTCGGCCGGCAGCGGGGCGCCGTCGAACTCGATGCCGGAGATGTCGATGCCGCGGATGCCGTGGGTGGGGGCCTTGGCCGGGTTGCGCCAGGTGTCGGCGGGCAGCGCGGACTTGTCGACGACGAACAGGCTGTGGCCGCGGGCGGTCCCGGGCGCGCCGGTGCGGGCGAGCAGGGTGAGCCGGCCGCCCCTGGTGGCGTTGTTGACGGGCCACTTGAGGCCGTCCAGGCGGTAGCCGTCCCCGGTGACGGTGGCGGTGAGGCCGCCGTTGAGCAGGTCGGCGCCGTGGTCGGGCTCGGAGAGCGCCCAGGCGATCGGGGTGCCGGCCAGGATCGCGGCGGCGGTGTCCCTCGCCTGCTCGGGGGTTCCGGCGTCCCAGACGGGGGCGGCGCCGAGGTAGGTCTTGCCGTGGGCGACCGCGATGCTGACGTCCCTCCGGGCGACGCCGCGCCAGAGACCGATCAGCCGCTCGTGGTCGTGCAGGGCGCCGCCCCACTCGGCCGGCACGTAGTGGGCGGGCAGGCCGAGGGCGTCGAGCCGGGCGCAGGCCTCGGCGGGGAAGCGCTCGGCGGCGTCGAGGGCGGCGCTGTCGCGGGCGAGGTCCTCCAGGTCGCCGAGGGCCGCCTCCAGGGCGTCGGCGGGGCTCGTCGGCGCGGTCATGCCGCACCGCCGCGGGCGATCAGGGCCAGCTGCGGGTCCAGCTCGGCGTGCAGCACGGTGAGCTCGCCGGCCAGGAAGCGCTCGCGCATCGCGGTGCGCTGGATCTTGCCGCTGGTGGTGCGGCTGACGGTGCCGCGGCGCACCAGCAGGACGTTGCGGCAGGGCACGTCCGCCTCGGTGGAGAGCCGGCGCTGGACGGCGCCGGCGACGGCGGGCAGGTCGTCGGCCCGCAGGGTGGGGCTGACCTCGTGGACCACGACGACCCGCTCGTCCGGGGCAGCGACGGCGAAGGCGGCCCCGACGAAGCCGGTGAGCGCCTGGTGCGCGGCGCGGGCCTCGCGTTCGACGTCCTGCGGGAAGAGGTTGCGGCCGCGGACGATCATCACCTCCTTGAGCCGGCCGGTGACGACCACCTCGCCGTCGACGAGGGCGCCGAGATCGCCGGTGCGCAGCCAGGCGGTACCGGGCTCGTCGGGCAGCCGGGCGCCGAAGACCTGGTCGTTGAGGTCGGGCCGCTCCCAGTAGCCGCTGCCGACGCTCGGGCCGCTGACCCAGATCTCGCCGATCGCGCCGTCCGCGACGGCCAGGCCGGCGGCGGGGTCGACGATCCGCACCCGGATGCCGTGCGGGGCGCCGAGGGCGACCAGCGGGCGGCCCTGCTCGGCGGGGACCTGCCGGACGTCGGGGTGCCCGGAATCCTCCAGCCGGGCCCGGTCCACGGAGAACACCTTGGCCGGGGTGCCGATCCGGGTGCCGGAGACGTAGAGGGTGACCTCGGCCATCCCGTAGCACGGTGACAGCGCGTCGGGGCGCAGGCCGGCGGGGGTGAACCGCTCGGTGAAGGCCTCCAGGGTGGCGGCGTGCACCGGCTCGGAGCCGTTGCAGATGCGGCGCACGTGCGAGAGGTCGAGGTCCGCGAGGTCCCGGTCGTTGATCAGCCGGGTGCACAGGTCGAGGGCGAAGTCGGGCACGGCGGTGACGGTGCTGCGCGACCACTGCATCATCCGCAGGTACTCCACAGGGCGGCGCACGAAGTCGCTCGGCGACATCAGGGTGACGGGCGCGCCGGCCATCAGCGGCGTGGTGAGCATCCCGAACAGGCCCATGTCGTGGTGGAGCGGCAGCCAGCTGCCGCAGCCGCCGGGGCCGTCGCCGAGGCCGAAGTACTCGCCGATGCTGCGGATGTTGGTGAGGATGTTGCGGTGCGAGAGCATCACGCCCTTGGGGCGACCGGTCGAGCCGGAGCTGTACTGCAGCACGCCGAGCGTGTCCGGCGGCAGGTCGGGGGCGGTGGGCACGGTGGCTTCGCCGTCGCCGGCCTCCCCGGCCGCCTCGACCAGGGCGCCGTCCAGGCCGAGCGCGGCCAGCCGCTCGGCGAGCGCCTCCCGGTGGTCGGCGGTGGTGACGACCAGGGCCGGGGTGCAGTCGGCGGCGATGGCGACGGCCCGTTCGGTGGCGGTGGCCGAGCCACCGAGCGGCGGGGTGGGTACCGCGACCAGGCCGGAGAACAGGCAGGCGAGGTAGAGCTCCACGAACTGGGTGCAGGTCGGGAGCGCGATCAGCACCCGCTCGCCCGGCGCGAAGCGGGCGGACAGCCGTCCGGCACGCAGCGCGGCGCGGCGGGCCAGCTCGGTGAAGCTCAGGCTCTCCTGCTCCTCGGCGTCGGAACCGCGGAACATCGTCAGCGCGGTCGCCTCCGGTTGCCGGGCGACCTGGGCGGCGAACGCGTCGCGCAGGTTCCGGTGGTCGGTGAGATCGGGCATCTCGGCACCCCTCCACGAAACGGGCCGGGCCCCGGCACTCGCCGGGCCATCCGGCCGGATTGACGTTTTCCTCGGTTCGTTCGCCGGCCGCCGGGCGGCGGAGGAATTCCTCCGCCGTTCGTCCCGGCGCGGGCGGATCGAATACTTCCGCTTGCTGTTACTTGCTCTCCATCGCGGCGATCAGGCTCTTCGGCCGCAGATCGGTCCAGTTGGTCTCGATGTATTCGAGGCAGTCCTGCCGGGCGGCCTCGCCGAAGACCTTCCGCCAGCCGTCCGGAACATCGGCGAAGACCGGCCAGAGCGAATGCTGGCCTTCGTCGTTGACCAGGACCAGGAAGGAGGCATCGGGGTCGTCGAAGGGGTTCACAGCGCATTCCTTTCGTGCGGGGTTTTTCCCGGGATCGGGTTCCGGCCGGTCTCACCCGGCCGGCGTCACCAACGCCATTCGCGCTGGTTGAGCAGGTGCTCGGCCTTGATGCCGCGGTCGGCGCACCAGGTGAGGAACTCGTTGATCTGCTGGATCTGGTAGGTGTCCTCGTTGTACGTGGTGGCCATGACGTGGCCGAGCCAGTGCTCCTCGCCCATGGCGTAGATGTAGGCCTCGGTGGCGCCGAACTCGGTCATGATCGCCGCGGCCTGCTGGGCGTTGGAGCCGGAGAGCTTGCGCGAACGGCTCATCTTCTTCGGCACCGGGCTGGTGAGCAGCGCCTGGTAGAGCCAGGTGAGCGGCGCGCCGTCGCACTCCATGCCGAGGAAGCAGATGTCGGCGGTGCCCAGGTGGTTGCGGATGTGCCGGTAGAGGACCGGGTCGATGCCCGAGGAGTCCGCGCCGACGAACACGGACTTGCCCGCCAGGTCGACCCAGTAGGTCGACTTGGCCCGGATGTCCAGGTCGCAGTGCTCGCCGAGGAACGGCGTGGCGACGACCTTGCCGCCGGGGAACGGCACCTCGTCGAAGTCGTCCACCTCGACGACCGGGAAGCCCAGCTCCTTGAGGTAGAGCCCGATCGACGGGTCCACCAGGTTGCCGCGCGAGGAGCGCGGGACGACCACGGCGCCGACCCGGCCGCGCAGCTGGAGCATGGTCTCCAGGACGATGTGGTCCTGGTGGCCGTGGGTGATCAGGACCAGGTCGATGAAGTCCGGCAGGTCGTCGTAGGTGTACCGGTCGCCGGCGCTGGCGTCGGCGCTCAGGAACGGGTCCGTGACGATCGCCGCCTGCGGCGTCTGGAGCACCAGACAGGCGTGGCCGAAGTAGCGGATGCGGCCGCCGGCCTCGATGTGGCGGTCCTCCGAGACGCTCGGACGGTCCGACAGCAGCCCGGGCAGCAGAGCGGCCTGGGCGTCGGTGAGTTCCAGGGCCTCGCGCAGCCGGCCCACCGTGGTGGGGCGGAAGCGGGCGCGGAACAGCTCCTCCAGGCCGGCGTGCCGGAACGGGATCTTCGCCTCCAGCACGTCCGGCGAGGCGAGCCGCGGCGTGCTCAGGATGAACGGCCGCTCGTAGCCGGGCTCCAGCGAGATCTGGACCGACTGCCGGTCCTCGCTGTACAGCCCGCCACGGTAGGCCAGCGGCTCCATGAAGCGCACCGACGCCTGGTTGCTGGTGTCGTACGCCAGCTCCACCAGGCCGCCGAGCTCCTTGGGCAGCTGCGGGTAGAACGGCGTGAGGTCGTAGCCGGTGGCGTTCTCCCGCAGCAGGTTCTCCGCGTCGGCGACCGCCTTGGCGAAGGCCAGCATGCCGGCCCGGTCGGTCTTGATCGAGTCGAGCAGCTCGCGGACCTCCGCGGCGCGCTCCTCGGCGATGTTGACGAAGTACCCGCCGCGCAGCTCCGGGTTGACGCTCGCCGCGACGTGCACCTGCGGATTGTCCAGATAGGACTCCAGCATCGGCACCTGGAGGAATGCGAGATTCATCGACGCCTGTACCGGAGCCACCGTGTGGAACCAGGCGTAGAACCGGTCCACCAACGGCTCGATGATGACGCGCGAACGCAGGAACATCTCGTCGTCGCTCATCACTGCACCACCCCCAGGGAATTTCATTGAGAAGAGTCATGACACGGAATTCAGAACAACCGTCCGCCGATTACCGGCCGGGCTCCGGGGCGTTTCCCGGTTTCCGTGCTGAACGAACCCGGACCACTCTGGCACGGGGCCGTCGGATTGATCAACGTGCACCAGGACCGGCGATTACCGGATCAGCGGTCCCGCCATTGCGGTTCGCGCTTTTCGGCGAATGCCCGCGGGCCCTCGACGACGTCCGCGCCGAGGCGCCGGCGCCGCTCCCAGACGTACTCGGCGGTGAACGCCTCGGGCAACGGCAGGTCCAGCGAGCGCAGCGCCGCCTCCTTGATCGCCCGCACCGCCAGCGGGGCTGCCCGCAGCAGGTCGTCGGTCCACTCGCGGACCGCCTCGTCCAGCCGGTCGGCGGGGACCACCTGGTTCACCAGGCCGAACCGCAGCGCGGTGTGCGCGTCCAGTCGGCGGCCGGTGAGCAGGTGGCCCATCGCCGTCTTCAGCGGCAGCTGCCGGGCGAGCCGGAACACCCCGCCTGCCCCGGGGACCAGGCCGAGCCTGGCCTCCGGGAGGGCGAACACGGCGTCCTCGGAGGCAACCACGATGTCGCAGGCCAGCGCGAGTTCGAAGCCGCCGCCCAGCGCGTAGCCGTTCACCCGGGCGACCAGCGGCTTGGCCAGGCCGAACCGCTCGGTCAGCCGGGGCCAGCCGGGCTGGCCCCGGCTGCCGAAGGTGGTCGCCCCTTCCCCGCCGGCGTCGATCCGGGCGCGCTCGCGCAGGTCCTGGCCGACGCTGAAGGACCGCTCGCCGGCGCCGGTCAGCACCACGACCAGCACCTCGTCGTCGGCCTCCACGTCGTCCCAGACGGCCGCCAGCTCCTCGTGGGTGCGCCGGTCCATCGCGTTGAGCACCTCGGGCCGGTCCAGGGTCACGTACGCGACCCGGTCCCGCTTCTCGTACCGGACCCGCGCCCGGTCGTCAGCCGTCACCGGGCCCGCCCCCGCGCGCCGTGAACCGGCCGACCTTGCCGATCACGTCCTCGCTGTACAGCCGCAGCGCCTGCTGGAGCGCGAACGCGGCCAGGTAGCGGCGGAACTCCTCCGGCGGCTCCTCGCTCAGGTTCAGCATCCGCCGGTTGGCCACCACGGCGTCGCCCTGGAGCGACTTCAGCGCCCGGTCGACGGCCCCGTCCATGTCCTCGGAGGGCACCACCTCGTCCAGCAGGGTGCGCGCCTGCGGTTCGGAGGCGTGCAGCCGGCGGCCGCCCAGGATGATCTGGCGGGCCAGCCGCGCCCCGGTGGCCCGGGTCAGCCGCAGGTTGGACACGCCGGGGACGATGCCCTCCTGCGTGGCCGGGAGGCTGACGTAGGAGTCCTCCTCCGCGATCACGTGGTCCACGGCCAGCAGCAGCTGGCAGCCCCCGCCGATCGCGAAGGCGTCCACCGCGGCCACCCACGGCTTCTCCACGACGGCCGGGCGCCAGGCGGGCCCGTCGTCGACGACCAGGCCGCGGACCAGCTTCTGGATGTAGCCGGTCTCGCGCCGGAGCAGGAAGTCGACCAGCGAGATGTCGCCGGCGTGCAGCGCCTTCAGGTTGATGCCGGCGCTGAAGACCCGGCGGCCGCGGTAGCGGTGATGGCTCATCACTCCCCCGCGCACCAGCCCGACCCGCACCTCGGGGTCGAGCAGCGCGAGGTCGACGGCCGTCTCCATGTCGTCGACCTGGCGGTCGTCCTCGGCGTTCAG comes from Streptomyces sp. TLI_053 and encodes:
- a CDS encoding acyl carrier protein, translating into MTDAELTQSVRTPEEIGAWLTDRVSHFLQIPAGEIDPDASLAGYGLDSVYVFALCGEITDDLGLPIEPTLLWDIDTLSALTAHLVGLAAE
- a CDS encoding acyl-CoA dehydrogenase, translated to MSERSELIDQEQDGPRSAERLDALLGDPRDAANPVGHARALAADERQEMHAEGERLLDAFGLNAEFVPAALGGRLRRADTLAEVLRTVWRRDPSLGLGYGFASFIASVNIWTGGDREQQRRTAGLLLANQRIAAAFHELAHGNDFARAGFTAQAADGGWLLSGRKEIVTNLRRAEAMVLFARTDDRAGSRSHSQFLVTRDELPANRVLDLPRFPSSGMRGVQLGGIRFTDCPAPGRALIGGVGQGIEIALRSYQVTRAVLPAMSVGPFDTALRTAVEFALERRLYGGTAADIPYVRATIARAYADLLAVDAFAGVGLRTLHLDPGAMAVYAPAAKYLTSRLVLDGFEDLRSVLGAAGYLREGPYAIFQKMARDIAPAAFAHVSRAACLVMILPQLPRLARRSWLVDGAAAKEVFDLGGPLPDLPFDRLAAGLPRGDGLIGVITEAAAQPQPGPVGRFAARLEAELRDLRERCAALGPAGITIDAPPQAFALADRYTVLLAAASALAVWDQGGEQYPPEALLGVLDRLTGRLGGESVLTPAEREDVEQRLFDLAVRRCREHRLLDLTARPIAGREGNHR
- a CDS encoding acyl-CoA dehydrogenase family protein translates to MTAPTSPADALEAALGDLEDLARDSAALDAAERFPAEACARLDALGLPAHYVPAEWGGALHDHERLIGLWRGVARRDVSIAVAHGKTYLGAAPVWDAGTPEQARDTAAAILAGTPIAWALSEPDHGADLLNGGLTATVTGDGYRLDGLKWPVNNATRGGRLTLLARTGAPGTARGHSLFVVDKSALPADTWRNPAKAPTHGIRGIDISGIEFDGAPLPADALLGPAGSGVETVLRALQLTRITCGALSLGAGEHGLRLVARFTAERIIQHRPLLDRAYPGSILARCAALLAAAEATTLIGARSVHSLTGELSVTSAVVKSLAPTLVDSLLGELSELLGVRSYLTGTYEHGAFQKLWRDHQVVAVFDGSTPVNRSALAQQFPRLARALAAGDIDADGLAEAAASGTPPRPLDRGAQSLLSRTGCSVVQSLPALAEALAAHGAPDGLAEHAAALAAAARRLGTLLAEVRPAARPPMAAYELAAAYELCYAGAAVLQLWTYGAPAHRGEPLWQDGLWARAALRALRVRLAAVLRTPAPADAPGDERIDAALSRHIAGAAETGAPVTPFGAPLPMSAVRSEGASA
- a CDS encoding fatty acyl-AMP ligase — translated: MPDLTDHRNLRDAFAAQVARQPEATALTMFRGSDAEEQESLSFTELARRAALRAGRLSARFAPGERVLIALPTCTQFVELYLACLFSGLVAVPTPPLGGSATATERAVAIAADCTPALVVTTADHREALAERLAALGLDGALVEAAGEAGDGEATVPTAPDLPPDTLGVLQYSSGSTGRPKGVMLSHRNILTNIRSIGEYFGLGDGPGGCGSWLPLHHDMGLFGMLTTPLMAGAPVTLMSPSDFVRRPVEYLRMMQWSRSTVTAVPDFALDLCTRLINDRDLADLDLSHVRRICNGSEPVHAATLEAFTERFTPAGLRPDALSPCYGMAEVTLYVSGTRIGTPAKVFSVDRARLEDSGHPDVRQVPAEQGRPLVALGAPHGIRVRIVDPAAGLAVADGAIGEIWVSGPSVGSGYWERPDLNDQVFGARLPDEPGTAWLRTGDLGALVDGEVVVTGRLKEVMIVRGRNLFPQDVEREARAAHQALTGFVGAAFAVAAPDERVVVVHEVSPTLRADDLPAVAGAVQRRLSTEADVPCRNVLLVRRGTVSRTTSGKIQRTAMRERFLAGELTVLHAELDPQLALIARGGAA
- a CDS encoding MbtH family protein, whose translation is MNPFDDPDASFLVLVNDEGQHSLWPVFADVPDGWRKVFGEAARQDCLEYIETNWTDLRPKSLIAAMESK
- a CDS encoding MBL fold metallo-hydrolase, which produces MSDDEMFLRSRVIIEPLVDRFYAWFHTVAPVQASMNLAFLQVPMLESYLDNPQVHVAASVNPELRGGYFVNIAEERAAEVRELLDSIKTDRAGMLAFAKAVADAENLLRENATGYDLTPFYPQLPKELGGLVELAYDTSNQASVRFMEPLAYRGGLYSEDRQSVQISLEPGYERPFILSTPRLASPDVLEAKIPFRHAGLEELFRARFRPTTVGRLREALELTDAQAALLPGLLSDRPSVSEDRHIEAGGRIRYFGHACLVLQTPQAAIVTDPFLSADASAGDRYTYDDLPDFIDLVLITHGHQDHIVLETMLQLRGRVGAVVVPRSSRGNLVDPSIGLYLKELGFPVVEVDDFDEVPFPGGKVVATPFLGEHCDLDIRAKSTYWVDLAGKSVFVGADSSGIDPVLYRHIRNHLGTADICFLGMECDGAPLTWLYQALLTSPVPKKMSRSRKLSGSNAQQAAAIMTEFGATEAYIYAMGEEHWLGHVMATTYNEDTYQIQQINEFLTWCADRGIKAEHLLNQREWRW
- the dpgD gene encoding enoyl-CoA-hydratase DpgD, translated to MTADDRARVRYEKRDRVAYVTLDRPEVLNAMDRRTHEELAAVWDDVEADDEVLVVVLTGAGERSFSVGQDLRERARIDAGGEGATTFGSRGQPGWPRLTERFGLAKPLVARVNGYALGGGFELALACDIVVASEDAVFALPEARLGLVPGAGGVFRLARQLPLKTAMGHLLTGRRLDAHTALRFGLVNQVVPADRLDEAVREWTDDLLRAAPLAVRAIKEAALRSLDLPLPEAFTAEYVWERRRRLGADVVEGPRAFAEKREPQWRDR
- the dpgC gene encoding (3,5-dihydroxyphenyl)acetyl-CoA 1,2-dioxygenase DpgC, which codes for MTVRATPVAGPEAAREVRKDLGAARAALARAAGAEPAAGSPSDALRDLRAAFLGTHVEAVYAELTDRHARPLRLDELCRAAAAAFPGLLPTAEQLAADRALAQEAKAGHEIDQGLFLGRVLGSPVAGPHLLDAMRRPTGRALELLADFRRTGTLDLGTVRLERADGAARITMTRDDCLNAEDDRQVDDMETAVDLALLDPEVRVGLVRGGVMSHHRYRGRRVFSAGINLKALHAGDISLVDFLLRRETGYIQKLVRGLVVDDGPAWRPAVVEKPWVAAVDAFAIGGGCQLLLAVDHVIAEEDSYVSLPATQEGIVPGVSNLRLTRATGARLARQIILGGRRLHASEPQARTLLDEVVPSEDMDGAVDRALKSLQGDAVVANRRMLNLSEEPPEEFRRYLAAFALQQALRLYSEDVIGKVGRFTARGGGPGDG